The DNA region GCTCTCAGGCTATCGACACAAATTGTCGCGACATTAATTTGTCAGGCGGCAAAGCAGACAGGCGGGTAGGGTCTTTTTTATGTCAAAAAACTGTAAATGCGTTTGAATGGATCGTGCTGGCGAAGAGAGCTTTTTGAGTGCTTTACGGTGGAGCGACAGCTGTCTGCCATTCGCCAAACGGCAGACAAAGAAAAGCCCGCGATGGGGGAGCGGGCTTAAGGATTCACACTTGGGAGCAGCTCTACAATGACGTGTCGGCTGTGAAAAGTTTGTGAAGGGTTTTCACTGTTTTCACTTTTTTTCCGGCTGAATCGTATTGGTCACTTCAGACGTCGGCACGAAGGTCTTCGACTCTTCGGCAGCCGCTTCCTTGGACGCCGCTTTATCCTTCGCCGCTTCGGTGTTCTCTTTGGCAGCCTCGTTCACCTTGTCCTGAGCGGATTCCATCTTCTCCTGGGATTTTTCCTGGTGAGCCTGAGCATCCTGTGCTTTCTGTTCAGACTTGCTGTCGCAGGCAGCCAGACCCAGAGTGGCGGCGATGATGAGGGCAGAGGCAGTTAACTTGAGCACGGAATGTTCCTTCAGATGGCAAATGTAGGGTTTCGAGGGCGAGCGGGGGGAGTTAGTTCAATGGGATGGGGCGGCTGCGGCTCTAGCCGGGTGGTCTTGATGCCGAATGCGGCTGCTGTTTGGTTTCGTTTTTTGAGGCTTCTTCACTAGAGGCTCCCGTCACTGAGCGCTTTGAATGGCTATCCAGTCATCCAGAAATACCCAAATCAGCATCAATAGTATGATAATTTGATCGCCAACTATAACCAAGTCTGAGGTTTTAATCATGGGAACCGTGCGCAAAACCATCACCGTGACTGATCAGCAGGATGCCTGGATAAAGGCGCAGATTGACGTAGGCGGTTATACCAACGATAGCGAGTATATTCGCGACTTGATCCGCCGAGAGCAGGCCAGGAGCGCCGACATCGAGGCTATCCGCCTTGCGCTGATCGAAGGTGAATCCAGTGGTGAGCCTCGTCCATTCAATGCCGATGAATTCAAGCAGAGAATGTTGAAAGCGAATGGCTGAGTATCGTCTTGCACCTGCTGCGGAGCGCGATCTGGAAGCGATCTGGGTTTACACCTTTCATGAATGGGGCTCGACGCAGGCCAATCGTTATATCGATAGCATCACGAAGGTTTTTACGGAGCTGGCGCATTCACCCAAAACAGCCCAGACCTGCGATCACTCGTATTCTTCATGAGCGGATGGATGCGCAGTCTTATATCTGACGTCGAGCGCTGTGCTGGTTTTTTCAGGCAGGTACTCAGTCAAGAAAATTAAAGACAACAAAAAGCCCGCACGGGGCGGGCTTCTTGTGTGCTTTCAGGTGTGCTTGGCATCACCTGAAAACGAAAGGTGGTGCCCAGAGACGGAATCGAACCGCCGACACGGGGATTTTCAATCCCCTGCTCTACCGACTGAGCTATCTGGGCAACGGGGCGCATTAAACGTGTTTTTCAGGAGGTCGTCAAGCGTGTTTTTTCAAAAAATTGAATTATTACCGACGCTTACGACCTTCACCGCGTGAAATGCTTTATTTTTCGGGGGGAACGTAGCCTTCGGCCTGGGCGTATTCTTCGCCTGAGAGGAACTTGTCCATCTCGGTCTGGAGGAATTTGCGGTCTTCGGCATTCATCATGTTCAGGCGACGTTCGTTGATCAGCAGGGTCTGGTGTTTCTGCCAGTCGGCCCAGGCTTTCTGCGAAACGTGGTTGAAGATGTCTTCACCCTTGGCGCCAGGGTATGGGGCGCGTTCCAGGCCGGGCAGTTCTTCTTTGTATTTGCGGCACATTACGGTGCGGGTCATGACGACTCTCCTGCGTTCAATACGTCGGCTGCGCGTTTGAGCAGCTTTTTCACCGGGGCGGCAAGGCCCAGGCGTGGCGGGGTGGCGAGGTTATACCAGAGCCAGTCGGCCTCGGCCACGTGATGGGCGGATTCCTGGACTTCGATCAGCCAGGGCTCGATGCTCAACTGGAAGTGGCTGAAGGTGTGGATCAGCCCCGGCAGTTCGTGGTGTTCGCCCAGTTCCAGTGCGTGTTGTGTGGCCAGATGCTTCAGGTCTGCAAAGTCGTCCAGCTCCGGCAGGCTCCACAGGCCGCCCCACAAGCCGCTGGAAGGACGACGATAAAGCAGAATCGCGCCGTCGCGGTTGGCCAGCATCGGCATCAGCGTGCGCTTCTGCGGGACGGTCTTGCGTGGCTTGGGGATCGGGTAGCGGGTTTCCAGGCCCAGCATGTGTGCCTGACAGCCACGCTCCAGCGGGCACAGCAGGCAGCTGGGTTTACTGCGGGTGCAGAGCGTGGCGCCGAGGTCCATCATCGCCTGGGTGTAGTTATTGACGCGGCTGTGCGGTGTGAAGCGCTCGGCGGTGGCCCACAGTTGTTTGGCGACCTTGGGTTCGCCGGGATAGCCCTCTTGCGCGGTAAAGCGCGCTAGCACCCGTTTGACGTTGCCATCCAGGATGGGCGCACGAATACCCATGCTCAGGCTGGCAATTGCGCCTGCGGTGGACAGGCCGATACCGGGCAGCAGAATCAGTTTTTCGACGTCGCGGGGAAACTCGCCGTCGTGATCGGCGACGACGATTTTTGCGGTCTTCTGCAGGTTGCGGGCGCGGGTGTAGTAACCCAGCCCGGTCCACAGGTGCAGCACTTCGTCTTCAGGCGCGTCAGCCAGCGCCTGCACGGTCGGCAGGGCTTCCATGAAGCGCTCGAAGTAGTTCAGGACGGTGCTGACCTGGGTCTGCTGCAGCATGATTTCCGATACCCAGACCCGATAGGGCGTGATGCCCTGTTGCCAGGGCAGGTCGTGTCGGCCATGACGGTCGTACCAGTCCAGCACGGCGCTGGAGAATTGTTCAGGTTGCATGGCCTGGAGGGCTCTCGTCGTCGGAATGTGAAAGTCTTTTACTGCCAGGCGTCAGGGAGCGCCGTAATGGGCGCTCCTGAGCCGTCAGCCCTGGGCTAGCGTTTGAACAGCCCCTTCAGGGCGTCCTTGAACTCGGGGCTCACCTTGTCGCCCAGTTTCTCGTTCAGCTTGTCCTCAAGCTTTTCGCCGATTCGGTCGCCCGCCAGTTTTGCGGCGATCTGACCGACGCCTTCCTTGTCCAGACGGCAGGCCTTGGCGCCCAGTTCCAGCGGGCCACGGCACTGCACCGGCCACTCGATACCGACGAAGCGCGGGTTGATCTCGCAGGCCGGGTCCGGCATGTCGCTCTTGTCGCCTTCGACGATGATGCCGACGCGGTAGTTCATGCCCAGTACGCGCAGGTCGACGTCGCCGTTACCGTTGACGGCCATGCCCGGCGTGCGCACCTTGAGGTCCGGGTTGCTGGCCACGCCGTTGCGCACCACCAGATTGCCGTTGAGTTGCTGGAACGGTGTGTCCTTGGCGCGCGGTTCGCCACTCAGCGTTTTGCGGTTCAGGATCGAAATACCCCGGCACAGTTGCTGTTCGAGGTTGGCGTTGACCAGCACGCCATTGTCCAGTGCGAAGCTGGCATTGCCGTTCAGGCCGTCAATCAGGGCTTTTTCGCTGTTGCCTTTGCCGGACAGGTCGCTGTTGAGGGTCAGCACGCCACGCACCGGAGGTTTCTGGCCCTGGCTTTCCAGAATGCGCTCGATGGGCACCCTGGCGACGCGCGTCTGTACGCTCACAACCGGTACGTCAGGACGGACATCCAGATTGCCTTTGACCTCGAAGTTGCCGTTGTACAGGTCGCCGCTCAATGTATCGAGCCTGATCACCCCAGCGTTGGCCTGAGTCTTGAGCGCAGCATTGTTGATCGGCAGTTTCTCCAGTGTCAGCTTGCCAAAGCTGAGGTCAGCCTCGACATCCAGCGTGCGCAGACGCTCCAGTGGCAGCAGCCTGGTGCTGCTCCAGGCCGCTTTGGTCGGTTGTTCGGGCAGCGGCGAGTCACCTGCGGCGGCTGCCGCTTCGCCACTCTGCACTTCGGACTGACGCGCAGCCTTGGCACCTTTGCTGTCTTCACTTTCGGCAGGGCGGTAGCGGTCGGCGTCGAAGGTATCGCCCTTGAGCTGCACGCGCAGCGCCTGGCGGGCGAAATCATCTACGGCGATGCGTCCGGTGAAGGTGCTCTCATCGACTTTCAGATTGAGGTTTTCAAGTACCAGGCTGGTGGGCGTACCACTCAGACGAGTGACCATCTCAACCTTGCTCAGCGCGCCCTCGGCCATGGCGGGCAGCGGGTGGCCGATGTTTTCCATGAACGTGCGCAGGTCGAGCTGGGCAATCGACAGGCCGCCAGTGATTTGCGGTGTTTTATCCAGATCGCGGGCGCGCAGTTCGCCCAGTGCGCGCAACTGGTTGGCGGAAAACTTCAGGCTGTTCCATTCGGCGATATTGGCGGCCAGGTCGACCAGCAACTGGCCTTGAGCCGAGTAGGTCACCGTCTTGCCTTGCAACGGCTCGCCTGCGATTTCACCGGACAGGCGCATGTCTTCAAACTGATAGCGTTTGAGCGCTCGGTCCATACGCAACTGCCCGACCAGCTCGGTCTTGGCGCGCACCACGGGCTGGTTGGTGCTGAGGAAGGCGGTCAGCTTGATTGGAATGTCCGACGCTTCGCGAATCGGGCCGGTACTCAACTGGATGCTTTCGGCCATGAAGGTCTGGCCTTTTCTGGCGTCGCTGTAGTCCACGCGAGCGTTATTGACCGTGAGGCTGTCGATGTCCAGCCGGAGAGGCTGCGAGGGACGATCCGGCTTGGGCGCATCGGGCGTTGGTGCCGGAGTGGTTTCAGGTGGCGTGGCAGAGGAAACCGCAGGCTTGCCGATGTCTTCCCAGTTGCCGTGACCATTCTCGTCACGGTGCAGTGTCAGGTTCAGGCCTTCGACGCGGATGTCGCTCATCTGTACCTGGCGACGCAGCAGCGGAAGGACGCGCACGGACAGGCCGAGCATCTGCACGTCGGCGAACGGCTGATCAGGGGCGGTCAGGGTGGCGACGTGGGTGTCGTGCAGTTCCAGGCCAAGCCACGGGAACAGACTCCAGCCGATATCACCATTGAGCGTCAGCTCGACGTTGGCCTTTTCACGCGCCAGTTGTCGAATCTCGTCTTTGTAGTCGTTGGGATCAAACAGGTGAGTCAGGGCAAAGCCGAGAGCCACGATGATCAGCAACAACCCGAGAATAAACAGCCCCAGGATTTTGCCGAACGCTTTCATGGGCGAGTCCTTGTGTCGATGTTCAAAAATAGCCCACGAGTATACCGCCCCTGCGTCCTTCTCGGGCTGTCGATGCCGTTATTGCCGAGCGGAATCCGTTTTCTGAGGGGCTGGCCGTTTTCGAATGCTCGACAGCTGGCTGGCGATGGTGCTGCCCCGGCAGATTTTTCTGATCATCTGCGCAGCGTCGACGGCAGCCAAAAGTACACGGTTCGTTACTTGACGATATGCCTTCCGGGCTTATTTCAGCGCGTGGCCAAGTGCAAGTTGGTGGGCTATATATAAAGGTCGAGTGCTCTTCTATTCGCCTGTTAATTGGTTGCCTCTATGGGTCAATAGATGGCGTGGATTGACGTGGGTATCTTGATAATAAAAAGGACTTAACAAGATGCTTATTTGCCATCAGACAGTGGTAGTCTCCGTTTTTGCTGGCTAAGGTGCGTCTTTTTGTCACGTATCTGAATAACCTGCCGATAAAACAGACATGGCCGCACGGCATCGAGTCTGTGGCGGGCCAGCGGACCATCTGCGAGCTTCACACATTGGGGTAATTATAATGAGCACAAGCACAGCCTTGGGCGGCGAAGCCGTTCAGCCTGCGTTCTTGTCCAAAGAGCGCATTATCGCCAAGCCCGGTTTCAACCGTTGGCTTGTTCCACCTGCAGCATTGGCAATCCATCTTTGCATCGGTATGGCTTACGGCTTTTCGGTGTTCTGGTTGCCGCTGTCGAAGGCTATCGGTGTTACGGCACCTGTCGCTTGCACACCGGACATGGGTTTCTTCGCGCAGATGTTCGCGTCGACCTGTGACTGGCAGATCTCCATGCTGGGCTGGATCTATACGCTGTTCTTCATCTTCCTGGGTTGCTCGGCTGCCATCTGGGGTGGCTGGCTGGAGCACGCAGGTCCACGCAAGGCCGGTGTCGTTTCGGCACTGTGCTGGTGTGGCGGTCTGCTGATTTCCGCGCTGGGTATCTACACGCACCAGATCTGGTTGATGTGGCTGGGTTCGGGGGTAATCGGCGGTATTGGTCTGGGGTTGGGCTATATCTCCCCGGTATCGACCCTGATCAAGTGGTTCCCGGACAAGCGCGGCATGGCGACCGGCATGGCGATCATGGGCTTTGGTGGCGGCGCGATGGTGGGCGCACCGCTGGCCACTGCGCTGATGGGGCATTTCGCTTCGGCTGAAAGCGTGGGTGTCTGGCAGAGCTTCGTGGTGATGGCGGTGATCTACTTCATCTTCATGATCGGTGGCGCTCTGGGCTACCGTGTTCCGCCAACCGGCTGGAAACCTGAAGGCTGGACCGCTCCGGCTGCCAAGGCCAAGAACTCGATGATCACCAACCGTCACGTGCATGTCAGCGTGGCCTGGAAGACTCCGCAGTTCCGTCTGGTCTGGCTGGTGCTGTGCCTGAACGTATCGGCCGGTATCGGCATCCTGGGCATGGCTTCGCCGCTGCTGCAGGAAGTGTTCGCTGGCAGGCTGCTGGGTAACACTCTGACGTTCGGCGAGCTGAATGCCGATCAACTGAAGGCCATTGCTGCCATTGCAGCCGGTTTCACAGGGCTGTTGAGCCTGTTCAACATCGGCGGTCGATTCTTCTGGGCGTCGTGCTCGGACTTCATCGGTCGCAAGGCAACCTACTTTGTGTTCTTCGCACTGGGCTTCCTGCTTTATGCGTCGGTTCCGACACTGAGTCACATGGGCAGCATCGCGCTGTTTGTTGCCGCGTTCTGCATCGTGTTGTCGATGTACGGTGGCGGTTTCGCGACGGTTCCGGCTTATCTGGCAGACCTGTTCGGTACACAGATGGTCGGTGCGATCCACGGTCGTCTGTTGACCGCATGGGCGGCGGCAGGTGTGCTGGGTCCGGTACTGGTCAACTACCTGCGTGAGTACCAGCTCAGCCACGGTGTTGCGCGTGCCGATGCCTACGACATCACCCTGTACATCCTCTCGGGTCTGCTGGTGCTGGGCTTTATCTGCAACCTGCTGATTCGTCCGGTTGCCGACAAGTACTTCATGACTGACGCCGAACTGGCGGCTGAACAAGCCATCGGCCACGACAAGGGCGCCAATGCCACCACTTCGCTGGAGTGGAAAGCATCCGACAGCAGCAAGCCACTGGTCATCGCGGCCTGGCTGGCCGTCGGCATCCCGCTGGCGTGGGGCATCTGGGTCACCCTGCAAAAGACCGCAGTGCTGTTTCACTAAAAGCCTGTAGGTCACAGAAAAGCGCTTGCACCTCGGTGCAGGCGCTTTTTTTTGCCCGCCTATTGCTCGCCGCGCTGGGTACTCAAGATCGGATGCAGAGCGTCCAGAACTGCATGCCGACGCGGAGCATCGACACGGTAGTCATTATCCGGTCACCTCTCGTTCCGCACGCTCCGCGTGGAAATGTCTTTCGTGACGCTCTGTGTCACACGTCTACGCCCCAATGTGCGCGATGCACTGCCCGTTCCGTGGCAGACGCTGCTACATTAGCAACCCCTGATTTATTGTTTGAAGGAGTTGTTCGCATGCTAGCCCACGTGGAGTCATACGCCGGTGATCCGATCCTTTCGCTGATGGAAACCTTTGGCAAGGATTCGCGTGCGGACAAGGTCAATCTGAGCATCGGCTTGTATTACGACGCAGCGGGTCGTATTCCGCAGTTGGCATGCGTAGCAACCGCGCAACAACAATTGGCCGAAGGCGAGCAGGCTGCTTCGGTGTATCTGCCGATGGAAGGTCTGGCGCCTTATCGGCAGGCGCTGCAGACCCTGCTGTTTGGGGCGGACCATCCGCTGGTGCAGGCTGGTCGTGTGGCGACTATCCAGACCGTTGGCGGCTCGGGTGCGCTGAAAGTCGGTGCCGACTTCCTCAAATATGCATTCCCGGACTCTCAGGTCTGGGTCAGTGATCCGACCTGGGAAAACCACCTCGCGCTGTTCGGCGGAGCGGGTTTCAAGGTCAATACCTACCCGTACTTTGATGCCCAGACCGGTGGAGTCAGGTTCGACGCGATGCTCGACACCGTGCAGAGCCTGCCCGCACAGAGCATTCTGCTGCTACACCCGTGCTGCCACAACCCGACCGGCGCCGATCTGTCGGTTGCGCAGTGGGATCAGTTGATCGCGGTGATCAAGGAGCGTCAGCTCATCGCGTTTCTGGATATCGCCTATCAGGGCTTCGGCAAGGGCATGGACGACGACGCCTACGCGATCCGTGCGATGGCCGATGCAGGTATCACCACGCTGGTCAGTAACTCGTTCTCGAAAATCTTCTCTTTATATGGCGAGCGGGTCGGCGGGCTGTCGGTGGTCTGCGAAGACACGGCGTCGGCTGCCAATGTGTTCGGTCAGCTCAAGGCCACCGTGCGCCGCAACTACTCCAGCCCGCCTGCGCATGGCGCGTTTCTGGTCTCCAAAGTCCTCAACACGCCGTACTTGCGTGATCAGTGGCTGAGCGAAGTCGAGGCCATGCGCGTACGCATCATCGACATGCGTACCCGCCTGGTTGAGGTGCTGGCGCAGAAAGTCGCCGGGCGTGATTTCAGCTTCATCCTCAGGCAGAACGGCATGTTCAGCTACACCGGGCTGACCCCGCAGCAGGTTGACGAGCTGAAAGATGTTCACGGCATCTACATGCTGCGCAGTGGCCGGGTATGCATGGCGGGCCTGAATGAAGAGAATATCGACAAGGTGTGTGACGCAATCGCGAGCCTTTTCGCTCACTAAATACCCTGCTGGTCGTCTGTTTGCTTCATGGCGAGCGCTTCTGAGCCTATAATGCTCGCCTTTTTTCGCCCAATGATTTTGCGGAGCTGGTGATGGCCGAACGTAAGGCGTACGTCGAGCGCAATACTCTGGAAACCCAGATCAAAGCCTCGATCAACCTGGATGGCACCGGAAAGGCCCGATTCGATATCGGCGTGCCGTTCCTTGAGCACATGCTCGACCAGATCGCCCGGCACGGGCTGATCGACCTGGACATCGAGTGCAAAGGTGACTTGGCAATCGACGACCACCACACGGTTGAAGATGTCGGGATCACCGTGGGCCAGGCGTTCAGCCAGGCCATCGGCGACAAGAAAGGCATTCGTCGTTACGGCCACGCTTATGTGCCGCTCGATGAGGCGTTGTCGCGTGTGGTCATCGATTTCTCGGGTCGTCCGGGCTTGCAGATGCATGTGCCGTACACCCGCGCCACGGTTGGCGGCTTCGATGTGGATCTGTTTCAGGAGTTCTTTCAGGGCTTCGTCAACCACGCGAACGTGACGCTGCACATCGACAACCTGCGTGGTACCAACACTCACCACCAGATCGAGACCGTGTTCAAGGCCTTCGGCCGTGCGCTACGCATGGCGGTCGAGCTGGATGAGCGCATGGCCGGTCAGATGCCCTCCACCAAGGGTGTGCTCTGATGCAGACGGTTGCGGTCATCGACTATGGCATGGGCAACCTGCACTCGGTCGCCAAGGCGCTGGAGCATGTCGGCGCAGGCCGTGTGCTGATTACCAGCGACGCCAAGGTGATTCGTGAAGCCGACCGTGTGGTGTTTCCGGGTGTCGGCGCGATTCGCGACTGCATGGCCGAGATCCGCCGCCTGGAGTTTGATTCGCTGGTTCAGGAAGTGAGTCAGGACCGTCCGTTTCTCGGCATTTGCGTCGGTATGCAGGCATTGCTCGACAGCAGTGAAGAGAATGGCGGCGTGGACTGCATCGGCATGTTTCCCGGGCAGGTGAAGTTCTTCGGCAAGGACCTGCACGAAGATGGCGAGCACCTGAAAGTGCCGCACATGGGCTGGAATCAGGTGTCCCAGGCGGTAGATCACCCGCTGTGGCACGACATTCCGGACCTTGCGCGCTTCTACTTCGTGCACAGTTTCTACATCGATGCTGCCAACCAGCGTCAGGTGGTCGGGCGTGGTCACTACGGGCTCGATTTCGCTGCAGCGCTGGCCGACGGTTCGCGTTTCGCCGTGCAGTTCCACCCCGAGAAGAGCCATACCCACGGCCTGCAGTTGCTGCAGAACTTCGCCGCCTGGGATGGTCGCTGGTAAGCGCATGAGCAAAACCAAGGGCAAGCCGCCCATTCTGACCCTCTCGCCTGAGCATGAGCAGCAGGCGATCGACAAGCTCAAGCGCCTGTTTGCAGACCGCTTCGAGCTGGAGCTGGGGACATTTGAAGTGGCGGAAGTGCTGGAGCTGTTCACGCGCGAGATTGCCCCGCATTACTACAATCGCGCCATCTTCGATGTTCAGCAGCATCTCAAGGAGCGGTTCGAG from Pseudomonas syringae includes:
- a CDS encoding type II toxin-antitoxin system ParD family antitoxin gives rise to the protein MGTVRKTITVTDQQDAWIKAQIDVGGYTNDSEYIRDLIRREQARSADIEAIRLALIEGESSGEPRPFNADEFKQRMLKANG
- a CDS encoding type II toxin-antitoxin system RelE/ParE family toxin is translated as MAEYRLAPAAERDLEAIWVYTFHEWGSTQANRYIDSITKVFTELAHSPKTAQTCDHSYSS
- a CDS encoding oxidative damage protection protein, which translates into the protein MTRTVMCRKYKEELPGLERAPYPGAKGEDIFNHVSQKAWADWQKHQTLLINERRLNMMNAEDRKFLQTEMDKFLSGEEYAQAEGYVPPEK
- the mutY gene encoding A/G-specific adenine glycosylase; translation: MQPEQFSSAVLDWYDRHGRHDLPWQQGITPYRVWVSEIMLQQTQVSTVLNYFERFMEALPTVQALADAPEDEVLHLWTGLGYYTRARNLQKTAKIVVADHDGEFPRDVEKLILLPGIGLSTAGAIASLSMGIRAPILDGNVKRVLARFTAQEGYPGEPKVAKQLWATAERFTPHSRVNNYTQAMMDLGATLCTRSKPSCLLCPLERGCQAHMLGLETRYPIPKPRKTVPQKRTLMPMLANRDGAILLYRRPSSGLWGGLWSLPELDDFADLKHLATQHALELGEHHELPGLIHTFSHFQLSIEPWLIEVQESAHHVAEADWLWYNLATPPRLGLAAPVKKLLKRAADVLNAGESS
- a CDS encoding AsmA family protein gives rise to the protein MKAFGKILGLFILGLLLIIVALGFALTHLFDPNDYKDEIRQLAREKANVELTLNGDIGWSLFPWLGLELHDTHVATLTAPDQPFADVQMLGLSVRVLPLLRRQVQMSDIRVEGLNLTLHRDENGHGNWEDIGKPAVSSATPPETTPAPTPDAPKPDRPSQPLRLDIDSLTVNNARVDYSDARKGQTFMAESIQLSTGPIREASDIPIKLTAFLSTNQPVVRAKTELVGQLRMDRALKRYQFEDMRLSGEIAGEPLQGKTVTYSAQGQLLVDLAANIAEWNSLKFSANQLRALGELRARDLDKTPQITGGLSIAQLDLRTFMENIGHPLPAMAEGALSKVEMVTRLSGTPTSLVLENLNLKVDESTFTGRIAVDDFARQALRVQLKGDTFDADRYRPAESEDSKGAKAARQSEVQSGEAAAAAGDSPLPEQPTKAAWSSTRLLPLERLRTLDVEADLSFGKLTLEKLPINNAALKTQANAGVIRLDTLSGDLYNGNFEVKGNLDVRPDVPVVSVQTRVARVPIERILESQGQKPPVRGVLTLNSDLSGKGNSEKALIDGLNGNASFALDNGVLVNANLEQQLCRGISILNRKTLSGEPRAKDTPFQQLNGNLVVRNGVASNPDLKVRTPGMAVNGNGDVDLRVLGMNYRVGIIVEGDKSDMPDPACEINPRFVGIEWPVQCRGPLELGAKACRLDKEGVGQIAAKLAGDRIGEKLEDKLNEKLGDKVSPEFKDALKGLFKR
- a CDS encoding OFA family MFS transporter; protein product: MSTSTALGGEAVQPAFLSKERIIAKPGFNRWLVPPAALAIHLCIGMAYGFSVFWLPLSKAIGVTAPVACTPDMGFFAQMFASTCDWQISMLGWIYTLFFIFLGCSAAIWGGWLEHAGPRKAGVVSALCWCGGLLISALGIYTHQIWLMWLGSGVIGGIGLGLGYISPVSTLIKWFPDKRGMATGMAIMGFGGGAMVGAPLATALMGHFASAESVGVWQSFVVMAVIYFIFMIGGALGYRVPPTGWKPEGWTAPAAKAKNSMITNRHVHVSVAWKTPQFRLVWLVLCLNVSAGIGILGMASPLLQEVFAGRLLGNTLTFGELNADQLKAIAAIAAGFTGLLSLFNIGGRFFWASCSDFIGRKATYFVFFALGFLLYASVPTLSHMGSIALFVAAFCIVLSMYGGGFATVPAYLADLFGTQMVGAIHGRLLTAWAAAGVLGPVLVNYLREYQLSHGVARADAYDITLYILSGLLVLGFICNLLIRPVADKYFMTDAELAAEQAIGHDKGANATTSLEWKASDSSKPLVIAAWLAVGIPLAWGIWVTLQKTAVLFH
- a CDS encoding aromatic amino acid transaminase; its protein translation is MLAHVESYAGDPILSLMETFGKDSRADKVNLSIGLYYDAAGRIPQLACVATAQQQLAEGEQAASVYLPMEGLAPYRQALQTLLFGADHPLVQAGRVATIQTVGGSGALKVGADFLKYAFPDSQVWVSDPTWENHLALFGGAGFKVNTYPYFDAQTGGVRFDAMLDTVQSLPAQSILLLHPCCHNPTGADLSVAQWDQLIAVIKERQLIAFLDIAYQGFGKGMDDDAYAIRAMADAGITTLVSNSFSKIFSLYGERVGGLSVVCEDTASAANVFGQLKATVRRNYSSPPAHGAFLVSKVLNTPYLRDQWLSEVEAMRVRIIDMRTRLVEVLAQKVAGRDFSFILRQNGMFSYTGLTPQQVDELKDVHGIYMLRSGRVCMAGLNEENIDKVCDAIASLFAH
- the hisB gene encoding imidazoleglycerol-phosphate dehydratase HisB is translated as MAERKAYVERNTLETQIKASINLDGTGKARFDIGVPFLEHMLDQIARHGLIDLDIECKGDLAIDDHHTVEDVGITVGQAFSQAIGDKKGIRRYGHAYVPLDEALSRVVIDFSGRPGLQMHVPYTRATVGGFDVDLFQEFFQGFVNHANVTLHIDNLRGTNTHHQIETVFKAFGRALRMAVELDERMAGQMPSTKGVL
- the hisH gene encoding imidazole glycerol phosphate synthase subunit HisH, translated to MQTVAVIDYGMGNLHSVAKALEHVGAGRVLITSDAKVIREADRVVFPGVGAIRDCMAEIRRLEFDSLVQEVSQDRPFLGICVGMQALLDSSEENGGVDCIGMFPGQVKFFGKDLHEDGEHLKVPHMGWNQVSQAVDHPLWHDIPDLARFYFVHSFYIDAANQRQVVGRGHYGLDFAAALADGSRFAVQFHPEKSHTHGLQLLQNFAAWDGRW
- a CDS encoding DUF2164 domain-containing protein; the encoded protein is MSKTKGKPPILTLSPEHEQQAIDKLKRLFADRFELELGTFEVAEVLELFTREIAPHYYNRAIFDVQQHLKERFESIESDLWALEKN